The genome window gaagcatagagaggaagcttcaatggaggaaaagaaagagagagagagaaagagagaggggggagcacaaaattgaaggaggaaaagagggagagaagttgaactttgaagtgtgtctcacaagactctcattcatcaaagttacaacaagtgttgcacatgcttctatttatagcctaggtagcttccttgagaagctagagcttagctacacacccctctaataactaagttcACCTCTTGAGAAGATTCTTAGATaagttagagcttagctacacacactcctctaatagctaagttcacctccttgagatgagaagcaggagcttagctacacacaccccctataatagctaagctcactcccattccaaaatacatgaaaatacaaaaaaatctctactacaaagactactcaaaatgccctaaaatacaaggctaaaaccctatactactaaaatggccaaaatccaagacccaaaagaaggaaaaacctattataatatttataaagaagAGTGGGCCCAACCTTggtccatgggctcagaaatctaccctgggaTTCATGAGAACCCAAGGGCCTtttttagcagctctagcccaatcctcttgaaGTCAACAAGGACCAATGTCCAAACAATGAGATTGAGCAAGCAAAGATGAATGACAAACTTTTTGGGAGTGCTCCGGGCAACCTCATGTATGTTCAGGTATGCACTAGGCCCAATATTGCTTTCATAGTTGACGTTCAGTCGAACCTTGGGAATGATCACTGGATAGTTGCTAAGAAGGTGATGAGGTACTTGCAGAAGACTAAGGATTATATACTTGTGTATAGAAGAGTTGACAACTTGGAGGTCGTGGGGTACACAAATTTAGATCTTGGTGGGTGCCTCGATGATAGAGACATCTTTTATCCAATATTGAAGGATCTGAAccaatatttccaaatgaaTAGGATAGGAAATCGACTTCTGGATACATCTTTATGATGGCTAAGGGTGTGATATCCTGGAAGAGTAAACTCTTGTTGCTTCTTCTACTATGCAAGCAAAGTTCATTGATTATTTTGCTACCACTACTCATTATGTTTGGTTGAGGAATCTTGTGACAGGACTTTGCATTGTCGACTCCATTGTTAGGTCCTTGAAGATTTTCTAAGATAACAACACTATTGTGTTTTATACAAAGAATAATAAGACTTTTAGAGGATCTAAGCACTTGGAATTGAAGTACTTGACTGTTAGAGATCTTGTGAAAGATGGTTCCATAGTGGTAAAGCATGTGGACACTAATTCCATGTTGGTTGATCCCTTGATCAAGGGACTCAGGCCTATTGTTTTCAAAAGACATGTTGAAAACATGGGCATTGTGAGTTCTTTTGATATACTTGGTTAGTGGGAGATTTAGATTTATGTTATTTCCTTTCTCATCTTgttggatttttattttgaattttggaaAATGATGTATTGATGACATTTTACATTTGATTTGATGAATAAATAATGAGATGAATTTCATTATGCTACCTTTTGTATGTGTATATCAAATGTGAAATAAAGCTCGGTGTAATCGGGACCATTGTGTTGGTGATTGACACCAGAATTGGAGATGAGGCATAACAATATTAAAGTTCGGTGTTGTTAGGATCATTGTGTCGGTGATCAACACCAGAATTGAAGTTGAGGCATGATGGTTTCTTGATAGACCATGTAATTTCTTTGGATTTTAAGCACTTGAGAGAAATTGAGGAttgatgaagaaaatgataGTATAGCTTTTTTTAATCACATTGACAGATCATTTCTTGCTACACTTCACCTTGATGACTAGTCGACAGAGTCCGTAATATTTGTAACCATGGAAGGTACTGCATCAATAAGGGATGTAATTACCGCCATGATTCGGTGTTACATAACTTTTGTTGGATGAACTCTAAATTAAGTGTTGTATCTTGGGATTATATGTTTTGTGGCCACGGTATGTTATTAGCCCGAGAGTTGTtttcaaaaatgtttttaaacttaaaaatacacaattaattttgttcaagtgggagaatgttagaatttTCCCATTAATTCTTGTGGGCTAcaattaattgaatattttgttttgtaaaaaaaaaaaacgagttAATATTATGATCCATTTAATGATATTTAAGCTTATTAATGATGTGATTAATTGTTTACAGGCTTTGCACACCTAATTCTGATCTATGTAAGAAAACAATGTGAACCTAACCATTGGACCTATAATGGAAGGTGCCACGGGTAATGAATAGTGAGACTAGGTCTCTTTTGTCGTCAAGTTATCAATTGCTCTCTATGATTTGTCCTATTGAAAACTCTGGAATTTGGAGCATGTAATCAGACAAAAGAAGGCTTGACTTTTGGGTTTCGGGAGATTACGCTACGCACAAATAATTCTCATCTTTTTTATCAtgtcttcaacaagtgttaatTGGTGTTCTAAATTCATATGAATTCGTTCTTggtaaatttatttatcttacgCAAGCCACCTCCTACATCAAGAGTTCGTTGAACACAAGAGAGTTCTTAGCAATGGCCGGACTCTGTTTTCTCTCCTTGGTAATGGAGTATAAGCAGAGGtgatttaaactttaaagagACAGTGTGAAGAGATAGATGCAGCGCCGAAGAAAATCGTTTAATAGAATCTCTCCAACAGAAGGTGGCGTGGCGCTAGCGGTTGTGGGATGTGGAGCGACACAGGTTCTAGGAAAAGGTTTCAACGACAATCTTAAAAGAAATGGTGATGGTAGCTCTCGAAGGAGCTGGGAGGTGGTCAAGAAAATTCTAAAAGTTTTGgtaaaagaaaaagtttaaaatgCTCACGTGCTTTTCATTTtacatttcatatttttttaaaatttaaatgaattgtCAATTTATGAGTGATTGTGTGTAAAATTGACTTGTGTGTAAAATTGACTTGTGTGTACACAAGAATTGCTTACCATTTGGTTGGCTGAAAGTGTAGAATTCATACAAGCACTTTTCAACTATCCAAAACCATGCACTTCCTATAATACAGACAAATGGACAACAAATTGTAACAAATCCGAAGATTTTATGGCTcctatattcttttaaaatcagCCGTTTATCAAAATACAGAAACTAAGATCCAATCAAGAACTATTGATATGTTGTTACCTTGGTAGCTTTTACCTTAGCAACGGAAACATTGATTAATTAGTCTCTTTCTTGCTCATCAATAACTGTTATTCAAAGCTACCAAGTGACgtccatatttttaaaaacgaaaaaaagaTACCTTCCTAGCACGGCCCTATCGTTTTGCTAGAATTTTGAAGAGCCACACAACTTTCTCTTTAAGTAGAAACCAACTTATTTCATTGGAAAGAAATCCAAAcactacacattttttttttaaaaaaaaatggcaccACGAGAACTACCTGTTTTTGCATCTTCATTTATCTTCTACATtccaaaatgaaagaaattatacAACTTCTATCTCAAAATCCTCACTCCCCGAACCTAAATTCAAAGAGTCAATAATAAAAGGAAGCGAATTctcaagttttttattttttattttgaggaaAGCAAATTCTCAAGTTACTACATTAAATATTTGGAACAACAATTCTATAGCCGATAGTGATTTCATCCAATTTCAAGACTCACGTGAAAGATAAATACTTGTGGTGTCGTACCAAAGTTTCGAACATAACATTATCAAAGCAAACCAGGAAATCATGTAATCCCTCTTCTTATTTACACAACAATCCCAAACACAGTTTCTTCTACATtccaaaatgaaagaaattacaCAACTTGTAGCTCAAGATTACTTCTATAATGGTATAATccaataaactttcaaaatccttaTAACCCATCCTCCcccaacccaaaaaaaataaaattcaaagacacaataaataaaaggaagCAAATTCTCGATTAAATATTTCAGAATATACAGGTATTTTGGTTCCAAAATTTGAAACATAATAAGAAAAGCTAGCAAGCTGGGAAATCACGTAGTCCCTCATCTTATTTACACAAACAATCCCAAACATAGTCCATAAACTATAAACTTCAGCACAAGCAAGCACATACATATCCATTACATTGCCAATGTTAATCAAACTCTGATCAAGTAAATGCTGAGTTCAGGACCTCCACTCCCATCAGGGTTCATCATGTAAAACGCCTCAGAGTCTCTGGACCCCACAACCCTCTCATACTTAGCTCTCATATACATAACCTCCCCAGCAGCTTCTTCCTCGGACCCTGCAGCTCCATTCACGCACACCGGCAACACCCCAGCCCCCATCGATATGGGCTCCACCGCCTTCAGTATCTTCCACACCTCAGGCCCACACTCGCGCCTGTTCGCGTATCCGCACTTCCTCCCGTTGCAGTACGTTCTCCAGAGTGGCTCCTCAAGCAGCCTCACTTTGCTGCTGCTGGCGTTGTAGTTAATGTcaccctttttcttcttctcgcATTCTAGCGCGATTCTCACCAGCCCCGAAGCCATTTCCCGGACGAGGACGCTGGTGGGGGTCGCGAGTTCTATGAGGAAAGCTGGGCCCAGCTTTGGGTCCTCCTGGAAGGCGAAGTGCACGTGGCCACGGCGGTGGCCGAAGAGTGTCCCTACCACGCGCGTGCCGAGACTGGAACTGTTCTTGTTGTGGTGTAGTCCCAGCCTCGGCACACGCGTGGTAAAGACCGTGAGGGCGGACTTGAACTTGGACTTCTTGGAGAAGTAGGGTTTTTTCTTGGTGCTGATGGCACCATGTTGTGGCATTTGGAGTGTGAGGTGGTGGGGGTGGTagtgttcctcttggttgtCATCGACTTCTTCAGGGAAATGTGAGGATGAAGATGAGAAGTTGAGGATTTCTTCCTCGTCATCAGATTCATCCAAGGCCTTCTTCTTCCAATGGAAGTACCTCCTTGAGAAGGAGAATGAAGAGTCATGAGGAGATTTGGCTGCCATTATGGTCTTCATTTGGGACAGAAAAAGAGTCACATGAGCATCGACAAAGGAGGAGGGTTACTGAAGAGTGACGAGAGATTTGGCAAAGGGGTTGAATAATGTTGATATGTGAGTGTGttctagtgtttattttggGAGTTGTGGGTAGTGTCTTTGGATGGGTGGATTTATTCTTCGATTGTGTCAGGGTTTGTGATACCAAAGGACAGGCAAAGGAATCTGACAAAAGGAAGGTAAGCAGCCCCAACCTACCTGTT of Glycine soja cultivar W05 chromosome 1, ASM419377v2, whole genome shotgun sequence contains these proteins:
- the LOC114414146 gene encoding protein MIZU-KUSSEI 1-like, which produces MKTIMAAKSPHDSSFSFSRRYFHWKKKALDESDDEEEILNFSSSSSHFPEEVDDNQEEHYHPHHLTLQMPQHGAISTKKKPYFSKKSKFKSALTVFTTRVPRLGLHHNKNSSSLGTRVVGTLFGHRRGHVHFAFQEDPKLGPAFLIELATPTSVLVREMASGLVRIALECEKKKKGDINYNASSSKVRLLEEPLWRTYCNGRKCGYANRRECGPEVWKILKAVEPISMGAGVLPVCVNGAAGSEEEAAGEVMYMRAKYERVVGSRDSEAFYMMNPDGSGGPELSIYLIRV